A DNA window from Rossellomorea marisflavi contains the following coding sequences:
- the ctaG gene encoding cytochrome c oxidase assembly factor CtaG, whose amino-acid sequence MPLGIFGFMALWSPFFIVALVFLTAVYFLLTVKWRRSFPDSEPLTKKQAIYFMLGMLLLYVVKGSPVEVLSSILFSAHMTQMALLYLVVTPLLILGIPTWVWKAVIKLPVIKSVFGFMTKPLISLLSFNVIFSIYHIPIVFDHVRTDPTSHGLAMTILFILSLFMWWPLLNPGDEDIDLSGLKRIGYILGSAVLLTPACGLIIFAENPLYAPYYDPQEFMKALALCVPANTLDGLSISGPELFTNMSIENDQQLGGVIMKIIQEIVFGVMLFNLFFQWYRSDQEKQEKLSYDPVIDPSSTES is encoded by the coding sequence ATGCCTTTGGGTATTTTTGGATTTATGGCGTTGTGGAGTCCTTTTTTCATTGTGGCTCTTGTATTTTTAACGGCGGTCTATTTTCTGCTGACCGTCAAATGGAGAAGAAGCTTTCCGGATAGCGAACCGCTGACGAAGAAGCAGGCGATCTACTTTATGTTGGGAATGCTACTCCTCTATGTAGTCAAGGGTTCACCCGTCGAGGTGTTGAGTTCCATCCTGTTTTCAGCCCATATGACCCAGATGGCCCTTCTGTATCTGGTCGTCACCCCGCTTCTCATCTTGGGAATCCCTACGTGGGTGTGGAAGGCGGTCATCAAACTTCCGGTCATCAAAAGTGTGTTCGGGTTCATGACGAAACCCTTGATATCCCTGTTGTCATTCAATGTGATTTTCTCGATTTACCATATTCCGATCGTATTCGATCATGTCAGGACGGATCCGACTTCGCATGGCCTCGCCATGACGATCCTCTTCATCCTTTCGTTGTTCATGTGGTGGCCGCTTCTGAATCCGGGGGATGAGGATATTGATCTCAGCGGACTGAAAAGGATCGGATATATCCTTGGGAGCGCTGTCCTATTGACACCTGCCTGCGGATTGATTATATTTGCTGAGAATCCTTTGTATGCACCGTACTATGACCCCCAGGAATTCATGAAAGCCCTGGCTCTATGTGTTCCTGCGAATACCCTTGATGGCCTCAGCATCAGCGGCCCTGAATTATTTACGAATATGTCCATTGAGAACGATCAGCAGCTCGGCGGTGTCATCATGAAGATCATCCAGGAGATTGTGTTCGGTGTCATGCTGTTCAATCTTTTCTTCCAATGGTACCGGAGTGATCAAGAAAAGCAGGAGAAGCTATCATATGACCCTGTCATTGATCCATCTTCCACGGAATCGTAA
- a CDS encoding YugN family protein: protein MHFTETGFEEIKVDLNRLDDIMESHGLVRAGQWDYERVTYDRKFEIREGTFYLRLQGHAVEGDIGKHDAIIQLLTPLLGKHYYPHGVEYGEGETFPKHLITSCEKLLNDVKKEAAEFAW from the coding sequence ATGCATTTCACTGAAACTGGCTTTGAAGAGATTAAAGTCGACTTGAATCGACTGGATGACATCATGGAGTCCCACGGACTCGTCCGTGCAGGTCAATGGGATTATGAACGTGTGACCTATGACCGTAAATTCGAAATTCGCGAAGGCACGTTTTATCTGCGGCTGCAGGGCCATGCCGTTGAAGGGGACATAGGCAAGCACGATGCCATCATCCAGCTCTTGACACCGCTGCTCGGCAAGCACTACTATCCTCATGGGGTGGAATATGGAGAAGGCGAGACCTTCCCGAAGCATCTGATCACCTCCTGTGAGAAACTCTTGAACGATGTTAAGAAAGAAGCAGCCGAATTTGCTTGGTAA
- a CDS encoding GNAT family N-acetyltransferase codes for MIRTLEDRDYSQSLQLSEYAFQYKLSEEEREQRREQMRDQKIYGIFHDDHLAAKLHLMPFQTWFGERMISMGGVAGVATYPEYRRNGYVRELLLHTLEEMKGSGQIISMLHPFYIDFYRKFGWELFASYRQMTVGQKDLSPIPPTMGTIRRGRVTKELKEIYDRYAQKHNGMLVRTDAWWKKKEERWSIATYHASEMEGYILYTISEGTMTVDEFLPLTSGARRGLWNFICQHDSMVETVKVKLAEGEVLPLMLKNPRIKVEEYPYFMARVVDVEPFLATYLLDAGRFEAFTLKVVDQYAPWNSTTYHLSVNGVERRKGDQADVELDIREFTAFAFGFLSAVDLAAMGHIGAGEVTMLESISTARPTCFQDFF; via the coding sequence ATGATACGAACACTTGAAGATCGAGACTATAGCCAGTCCCTGCAGCTATCAGAATACGCGTTTCAATATAAGCTGTCTGAAGAGGAGCGGGAACAAAGACGTGAACAGATGAGGGATCAGAAGATCTATGGGATCTTCCACGACGATCACCTGGCGGCCAAGCTTCACCTCATGCCTTTTCAAACCTGGTTTGGAGAACGGATGATCTCCATGGGAGGTGTAGCGGGAGTCGCCACCTATCCGGAATATAGAAGGAACGGCTATGTACGGGAATTGCTACTCCACACCCTTGAAGAAATGAAGGGGTCCGGGCAGATCATATCCATGCTCCACCCATTTTATATCGATTTTTACCGGAAATTCGGCTGGGAGCTGTTTGCATCCTATCGTCAGATGACAGTGGGGCAGAAGGATTTAAGTCCTATACCACCCACAATGGGTACCATTCGGCGTGGACGGGTCACCAAAGAATTGAAGGAAATCTATGACCGTTACGCACAGAAACATAATGGGATGCTTGTCCGTACGGATGCATGGTGGAAGAAGAAAGAGGAACGATGGTCCATCGCGACCTATCATGCCAGTGAAATGGAAGGATACATACTATATACGATCTCCGAAGGCACGATGACCGTCGATGAATTCCTCCCTCTGACATCCGGGGCACGGAGGGGGCTGTGGAATTTTATTTGCCAGCATGATTCCATGGTTGAAACGGTTAAGGTGAAACTGGCAGAAGGGGAGGTTTTACCTCTTATGCTGAAAAATCCACGCATCAAGGTGGAGGAATATCCTTATTTCATGGCGAGGGTCGTGGATGTGGAGCCGTTTCTCGCAACGTATCTGCTGGATGCAGGACGCTTCGAAGCCTTTACATTGAAAGTGGTGGATCAATATGCTCCTTGGAATTCGACTACCTATCATCTATCGGTGAATGGGGTGGAACGACGTAAGGGCGACCAAGCAGACGTCGAATTGGACATAAGGGAATTTACAGCTTTCGCCTTCGGCTTTTTGAGTGCCGTGGATTTAGCAGCCATGGGCCATATCGGCGCGGGCGAGGTGACCATGCTTGAATCGATCAGTACGGCAAGGCCGACCTGCTTCCAGGATTTTTTCTGA
- a CDS encoding CAP domain-containing protein — MLRIGIILIIFTVFGIYQDQKQENEPLKGPDVQTLEDKDDQLDQSTETPPGERPKSGLSVYIGKDVSEIKKEFGEPDRIDDSAFNYDWWVYNVPDTEYIQFGVKDKKVVTLYAIGNGLDVAPYKLGQKLEDIYRFTIVDSEIVVKSDSGSYQFELNEEDLNTRLLVPLGDLYAQLYLDKFTGELSSIRFMDSDTLVATHPYEMMYRGELAEEEPPSEKEWEEVNEANEKQIYAITNIMRKQYGESTLQWDETTANAARGHSREMHDKNYFSHESDAMGSLTDRLDKRGVSYQTAGENIASQYLDGPEAVHGWLNSDGHRKILLDKAFTHIGVGVYKGYYTQNFIKQPELP, encoded by the coding sequence TTGCTTAGGATCGGCATTATTCTGATCATTTTCACCGTGTTCGGAATCTATCAGGATCAGAAACAGGAAAATGAACCGCTAAAGGGTCCTGACGTCCAGACGCTGGAGGACAAAGATGATCAACTGGATCAGTCGACAGAGACCCCGCCTGGAGAAAGACCGAAATCCGGATTATCCGTGTATATCGGTAAGGACGTCAGCGAAATCAAAAAAGAATTCGGAGAACCGGACCGCATTGATGACAGTGCGTTTAACTATGATTGGTGGGTCTACAATGTGCCGGATACTGAGTATATACAATTCGGGGTCAAGGACAAGAAAGTGGTCACTCTTTATGCCATCGGGAACGGCCTTGATGTTGCCCCGTATAAATTAGGACAGAAGCTTGAGGACATTTATCGATTCACCATCGTCGACTCTGAAATCGTCGTCAAGTCTGATTCCGGATCCTATCAATTTGAATTGAATGAAGAGGATCTCAATACAAGACTCCTGGTCCCCCTCGGCGATCTGTATGCCCAATTGTATCTGGACAAGTTCACCGGTGAACTATCGAGTATCCGATTCATGGACAGTGACACCCTTGTTGCGACGCATCCTTATGAAATGATGTATAGAGGGGAACTGGCAGAAGAGGAGCCGCCTTCCGAAAAAGAATGGGAGGAAGTAAACGAAGCGAACGAAAAGCAGATATACGCCATCACGAATATCATGAGGAAGCAATATGGTGAATCGACACTCCAATGGGATGAAACCACGGCGAACGCGGCAAGGGGACACAGCCGGGAAATGCATGACAAAAACTACTTTTCCCATGAATCAGATGCCATGGGCTCCCTGACGGACAGGCTGGATAAACGGGGTGTTTCCTATCAAACGGCAGGTGAGAATATCGCGTCTCAGTACCTTGATGGTCCGGAAGCCGTGCATGGATGGCTGAATTCAGATGGGCACAGGAAAATCCTGTTGGACAAGGCATTCACCCATATCGGTGTCGGGGTGTATAAAGGGTACTATACCCAGAATTTCATCAAACAGCCTGAACTTCCTTAA
- a CDS encoding cytochrome (ubi)quinol oxidase subunit III translates to MHADEKFTPKTWPASPEKATLEGKNKFMGFWFFLGGETVLFGSLFATYLALKDKVPSDSHALAKDIFDLPLAFLATMLLLVSSLTSVYAMYHMKNYNVKRMQAWLLITVLLGAAFLALEIYEFNHYVHEYGHTFTSSAFGSAFYTLVGFHGAHVAFGLLWIVTLMLRNAKRGLNLYNAPKFYLASLYWHFIDVVWVFIFTVVYLMGMVG, encoded by the coding sequence ATGCACGCAGATGAAAAATTCACGCCTAAGACCTGGCCGGCCTCCCCTGAGAAGGCCACCCTTGAAGGAAAGAATAAATTTATGGGCTTCTGGTTTTTCCTTGGTGGAGAAACCGTCCTGTTCGGATCTCTTTTTGCCACCTATCTGGCACTGAAGGATAAAGTACCAAGTGACAGCCATGCCCTTGCAAAGGATATATTTGATCTGCCGCTGGCATTCCTTGCCACGATGCTCCTTTTGGTCAGCTCACTGACAAGCGTTTATGCCATGTACCATATGAAGAACTACAATGTGAAAAGGATGCAGGCCTGGTTATTGATCACGGTTCTGCTCGGTGCAGCATTCCTTGCACTGGAGATCTATGAGTTCAATCACTATGTACATGAATATGGTCACACTTTCACTAGTTCTGCTTTCGGATCTGCTTTCTATACCCTTGTAGGCTTCCACGGGGCTCACGTGGCTTTCGGACTTCTTTGGATCGTGACACTCATGCTGAGGAATGCCAAAAGGGGATTGAACCTTTACAACGCGCCGAAATTCTATCTTGCTTCACTCTATTGGCATTTTATCGACGTTGTTTGGGTATTTATCTTTACAGTAGTATATCTAATGGGAATGGTGGGATAA
- a CDS encoding COX15/CtaA family protein: MHKGLKWLAVLTSLGMLFVLLGGALVTKTGSGMGCGRSWPLCHGQLIPDNITIELVIELAHRVVSGGVGLLLLALSIWSWKAIGHKRETKFLAVLSFFFLVLQGLIGAAAVKWGQSDFVLAIHFGISLISFASVLLLTLLIFEVDQKFEADKVIIDKRMRRHTIGVTIYTYLVVYTGALVRHTESSLVCKDWPFCVNSSIGLPTNMYEWIQMGHRTAAALVFVWIAYVTILAVKKYKQQKVVYWGWIIALILVTLQATTGALVVLTRLNLAVALLHALIISCLFGLLCYLIMLGSRSKKRQ, encoded by the coding sequence TTGCATAAAGGTTTAAAATGGCTTGCTGTTCTTACAAGTCTCGGTATGTTATTTGTCCTACTGGGCGGTGCACTCGTGACGAAAACCGGCTCTGGAATGGGCTGCGGTCGTTCATGGCCGCTTTGCCATGGACAATTGATTCCTGATAATATCACCATCGAGCTCGTCATCGAGCTTGCGCATAGGGTCGTTTCCGGTGGAGTCGGACTCCTGCTCCTTGCCCTGTCCATCTGGTCATGGAAGGCGATCGGACATAAGCGTGAAACAAAGTTTTTGGCTGTCCTATCCTTCTTCTTCCTTGTCCTTCAAGGATTGATCGGCGCTGCGGCGGTTAAATGGGGACAGTCGGATTTCGTCCTCGCCATCCACTTCGGCATATCGCTCATTTCATTCGCTTCCGTATTGCTCTTGACCCTGCTGATTTTTGAAGTGGATCAAAAGTTCGAAGCGGACAAGGTAATCATCGATAAGCGGATGAGGCGGCACACAATCGGGGTAACAATCTATACGTATCTGGTCGTCTACACCGGGGCCCTCGTCCGCCACACCGAATCGAGCCTCGTATGTAAGGATTGGCCATTCTGCGTGAATTCAAGCATCGGGCTGCCGACCAATATGTACGAGTGGATTCAAATGGGGCATCGTACAGCTGCCGCCCTCGTTTTTGTCTGGATTGCATACGTCACGATCCTGGCCGTAAAAAAATACAAACAGCAAAAAGTAGTGTATTGGGGCTGGATCATCGCATTGATCCTCGTGACCCTGCAGGCAACGACTGGCGCTTTGGTCGTGTTGACCAGATTGAACCTGGCAGTTGCTCTCCTGCACGCCCTTATCATCTCCTGCTTGTTCGGACTTCTCTGCTATTTGATCATGCTTGGATCGAGAAGCAAGAAACGTCAGTAA
- the coxB gene encoding cytochrome c oxidase subunit II: protein MKARLSKWRLFTILAMVALVLSGCGEPFLSTLQPAGEVAQDQYDLMILSTLIMVLVIIVVVIVYMIAIIRFRRKKGDKTIPKQVEGSHTLEIIWTVIPIILLLILAVPTVTSTFKLADTKAMDKKDADGKREALVINVRANLYWWEFEYPDEKIITSQDLVVPTDQRVYFNVTASDVKHSFWIPAAGGKIDTNVDNVNKFFLEFDGEKAKEAEGLFYGKCAELCGPSHALMDFKVKALPQEEYTAWVDDMKNAGEPEPSSDLAKEGQEIFNNKCLACHAVSPQDGRPEQARTAPNLATFGERNRIAGVLDHNEEELKNWLSDPDQYKPGNKMTGTYGKLTDDEMDALAEYLMGLKVQD from the coding sequence ATGAAAGCAAGGCTATCCAAGTGGCGTCTATTCACGATCCTCGCGATGGTGGCGCTCGTCCTTTCAGGTTGCGGGGAACCGTTCCTATCCACTTTACAGCCTGCGGGTGAAGTAGCGCAGGACCAATATGATCTCATGATCTTGTCGACATTGATCATGGTTCTTGTCATCATCGTAGTCGTTATTGTCTACATGATTGCCATTATCCGTTTCCGCAGGAAAAAAGGCGACAAAACGATTCCAAAGCAGGTCGAGGGGAGCCACACACTCGAGATCATCTGGACGGTCATTCCGATCATCCTGCTGTTGATCCTGGCTGTACCGACCGTCACATCAACGTTTAAACTTGCCGATACGAAGGCAATGGACAAGAAGGATGCAGATGGTAAACGGGAAGCACTCGTGATCAACGTCCGTGCCAATCTGTACTGGTGGGAATTCGAATATCCGGATGAGAAGATCATCACATCACAGGATCTCGTTGTACCGACCGACCAAAGGGTTTACTTCAATGTTACAGCTTCTGACGTGAAGCATTCGTTCTGGATTCCGGCAGCAGGCGGAAAGATCGATACGAACGTGGATAACGTCAATAAGTTCTTCCTTGAATTCGATGGGGAAAAAGCGAAGGAAGCAGAGGGGCTCTTCTACGGGAAATGTGCAGAGCTTTGTGGACCTTCCCATGCGTTGATGGACTTCAAGGTTAAAGCGCTTCCGCAGGAGGAATACACTGCCTGGGTTGACGATATGAAAAATGCAGGAGAACCGGAGCCTTCCTCGGACCTTGCAAAAGAAGGACAGGAGATCTTCAATAACAAATGTCTTGCCTGTCACGCTGTTTCACCGCAGGACGGTCGACCGGAGCAGGCTCGGACAGCACCGAACCTTGCCACATTCGGTGAGCGTAACAGGATCGCCGGTGTCCTGGATCACAATGAAGAAGAGCTGAAAAACTGGCTCAGCGATCCGGACCAATACAAGCCTGGTAATAAGATGACAGGTACATACGGCAAATTGACCGATGATGAGATGGATGCACTGGCAGAATATCTCATGGGTCTGAAGGTACAAGATTAA
- the ctaF gene encoding cytochrome c oxidase subunit IVB, whose protein sequence is MANQQSNSGNPSVDYEYRRRKNKEDMRMQLTAFMLMIFLTLIAFIAVAGDFDKYFVLPFILLLAVVQLVFQLYYFMHMSHKGHEAPALFLYSGALVAFITILAFLTIVWI, encoded by the coding sequence ATGGCGAATCAACAATCAAATTCAGGTAACCCAAGCGTGGATTACGAGTACAGACGCAGGAAGAACAAAGAAGACATGCGGATGCAGCTCACAGCATTCATGCTCATGATCTTCTTGACATTGATTGCATTCATTGCTGTGGCAGGGGATTTCGATAAATATTTCGTCCTTCCCTTCATCCTGCTTCTTGCCGTGGTCCAGCTTGTATTCCAATTGTATTATTTCATGCATATGAGCCATAAAGGACATGAAGCTCCGGCGCTTTTCCTGTATTCAGGTGCGTTGGTGGCATTCATCACGATTTTGGCTTTCCTAACCATCGTTTGGATCTAA
- a CDS encoding YlbD family protein, which produces MGKLHPKVNEFKEFVKKHPKIIKDVRSGQASWQELFEDWYLLGEDDTRWNSYRATSEQKEEKKAEESKNGWMDQVGEIVKKMDANQLQKHITNLSEALGTVQGVISQFQSGKGDTAPREEKPKRPSHPFSFRQD; this is translated from the coding sequence GTGGGGAAGTTACATCCGAAAGTAAATGAATTCAAGGAATTTGTGAAGAAACACCCTAAGATCATCAAGGACGTGAGGAGCGGTCAGGCAAGCTGGCAGGAGTTGTTTGAGGACTGGTATCTTCTCGGGGAAGATGATACGCGATGGAACAGCTACAGAGCAACCTCCGAGCAAAAGGAAGAGAAAAAAGCAGAGGAATCGAAAAATGGCTGGATGGACCAAGTCGGGGAAATCGTCAAGAAAATGGACGCCAATCAGCTGCAGAAGCATATCACCAACCTAAGTGAAGCGCTGGGGACTGTCCAGGGTGTCATCAGTCAGTTCCAATCCGGTAAGGGAGATACAGCGCCAAGGGAAGAAAAACCCAAACGGCCTTCTCACCCGTTTTCATTCAGACAGGATTAA
- the ytvI gene encoding sporulation integral membrane protein YtvI has translation MARLKNKKFLLYLGLFIVFILLCLFILPISLPLILAFMTALILEPSVRMLQGRFDWKRKVAVMSIFILFLLLLGVTSYFVTTKVVGEGVKLVENTPHYISKVGDIWEEYEDRLLDLSKDLPDTIVKEFSNDVQHFLDRSKSKILQSFNLEKISAYLTYIPNFLVSLLVFLIALFLFMLDLPRIKHMIYSHLTDATAEKVNFMISRMTGVFFGFFKAQFLVSILIFIVTLIGLLIIAPEVAIIMSVIIWFIDFLPLVGSIAILGPWALYHFITGDISLGTQLSVLAAILLIIRRTVEPKVMGTHIGLSPLATLIAMYLGLKLFGVMGFVIGPFLLILFNSAKEAGIIKLNFKL, from the coding sequence TTGGCTAGACTTAAAAACAAAAAGTTCTTGCTTTATCTCGGGCTGTTCATCGTGTTCATCCTGCTCTGTCTTTTCATACTGCCCATTTCATTGCCACTGATCTTGGCATTCATGACGGCCTTGATTCTGGAACCATCAGTCAGAATGCTTCAAGGGCGTTTCGATTGGAAACGGAAAGTGGCGGTCATGAGCATCTTTATACTCTTTTTGCTCCTTTTGGGCGTCACCAGTTATTTTGTGACAACCAAAGTCGTTGGAGAAGGGGTCAAACTCGTTGAAAACACCCCTCACTATATTTCAAAGGTAGGAGACATATGGGAAGAATATGAGGATCGACTCCTCGACTTATCCAAAGACCTCCCCGATACAATCGTAAAGGAATTCTCTAATGATGTGCAGCACTTCCTGGACCGGTCAAAATCCAAGATCCTGCAGTCCTTCAATTTAGAAAAGATAAGTGCGTATCTAACATACATACCCAACTTCCTGGTCAGCCTTCTCGTCTTTCTCATTGCACTGTTCCTGTTCATGCTTGATCTCCCCCGCATCAAACATATGATCTACAGTCATTTGACAGATGCGACGGCTGAAAAGGTAAACTTTATGATCTCGAGGATGACAGGGGTATTCTTCGGATTCTTCAAGGCTCAGTTCCTGGTCAGCATCCTCATCTTCATCGTGACGTTGATCGGATTGCTCATCATCGCCCCTGAAGTGGCCATCATCATGTCGGTCATCATCTGGTTCATTGATTTCCTGCCCCTCGTTGGTTCCATTGCCATACTTGGACCGTGGGCTCTTTACCACTTCATCACGGGAGACATCAGTCTTGGGACGCAGCTTTCAGTGCTCGCTGCCATCCTCCTGATCATCAGAAGGACGGTCGAACCAAAAGTCATGGGTACGCATATCGGACTCTCTCCCCTGGCAACACTTATCGCCATGTATCTCGGCCTCAAGCTCTTCGGAGTCATGGGATTCGTCATTGGTCCTTTTTTGCTGATCCTGTTCAACTCCGCTAAGGAAGCGGGGATCATCAAGCTCAATTTCAAATTGTAA
- a CDS encoding DUF420 domain-containing protein produces the protein MSLPVLPTISTSFIVLSAITVAIGWWQIKKREFEKHQKTMTLAGIFALIFFIIYASRTIFIGNTSFGGPDDLKIYYTIFLVFHITLATIGAVFGLMSLWTGYQDRLKRHRKLGPITSIIWFFTAITGVAVYLLLYVFYHGGETTSVIKAILGN, from the coding sequence ATGTCGTTACCAGTCTTACCTACGATCAGCACGAGCTTTATCGTCCTTAGTGCGATCACCGTTGCCATCGGTTGGTGGCAAATAAAGAAAAGGGAATTCGAAAAACATCAGAAGACCATGACGTTGGCAGGCATCTTTGCCCTCATTTTCTTCATCATCTATGCCAGTCGTACGATATTCATTGGGAACACTTCATTCGGAGGTCCCGATGATCTGAAGATCTACTACACGATCTTCCTCGTTTTCCATATCACATTGGCCACAATCGGTGCGGTTTTCGGGCTGATGAGCTTATGGACAGGCTATCAAGATCGTCTGAAAAGACACAGGAAACTTGGTCCCATCACGAGCATCATTTGGTTCTTTACCGCTATCACCGGTGTAGCAGTATATTTGCTTCTGTACGTTTTTTACCACGGAGGGGAGACGACTTCCGTCATCAAAGCCATTCTTGGAAATTGA
- a CDS encoding YlbF family regulator — protein sequence MLATIERMEILDTADELSQMILQSEVVEYYRKCLYKMQNNEETQRKVRRFTKMKDLYEEVQRFGRYHPDYKTVMKEIREVKREMDLDDHVAEFRRAENELQDLLDEVSLLIGHSVSTNVKVPSGNPFFSSGGGSCGGGCGSGGSCSCSA from the coding sequence ATGCTTGCTACTATTGAAAGGATGGAAATCCTGGACACTGCAGATGAACTATCTCAGATGATTTTGCAGTCAGAGGTGGTCGAGTACTATCGCAAGTGTTTATATAAAATGCAAAACAACGAAGAAACGCAGCGCAAGGTAAGGCGTTTCACCAAAATGAAGGACCTGTATGAAGAGGTTCAGCGTTTTGGCCGCTATCATCCCGATTATAAAACGGTGATGAAAGAAATCCGTGAGGTCAAGCGGGAAATGGACCTCGATGATCACGTAGCGGAGTTCCGAAGGGCTGAAAATGAACTTCAGGACCTGCTCGATGAAGTCAGCCTTTTGATCGGGCATTCGGTTTCGACCAATGTCAAGGTTCCTTCTGGTAACCCCTTCTTTTCTTCCGGAGGAGGTTCCTGCGGGGGAGGCTGCGGATCCGGAGGCAGCTGCAGCTGTTCTGCATAA
- the cyoE gene encoding heme o synthase yields MSNSRTMTDAMGETASSVWKDFLSLIKIGIVNSNLITTFTGMWLAFYFSGAHFLQSLDIIFLTLAGSSFIIAGSCAVNNVYDRDIDHVMDRTKGRPTVTGKINAGKALSIGLFMILLGTIMLFMTTITAGVIGLVGVISYVLLYTMWSKRRYVSNTIVGSISGAVPPLIGWAAVDGGLSTTAWVLFLLVFIWQPPHFYALAMKRVEEYRAANIPMLPVVKGFNVTKHHIVWWVAALLPLPFFLIDLGLPFFILATAFNIGWLALGLAGYKMKDEIKWSRLMFVYSLNYLTILFVAMVIVTVV; encoded by the coding sequence ATGAGCAACAGTCGAACGATGACGGATGCCATGGGGGAGACTGCGTCCTCTGTATGGAAGGATTTCCTTTCGTTGATTAAAATTGGGATCGTCAATTCCAATCTGATAACCACCTTTACCGGTATGTGGCTCGCCTTTTACTTTTCAGGTGCCCATTTTCTTCAATCCTTGGATATCATTTTCCTCACCCTTGCAGGGTCCTCTTTCATCATTGCCGGTTCATGTGCGGTGAATAATGTATACGACCGGGATATCGATCACGTGATGGACCGTACAAAGGGGAGGCCGACTGTAACCGGGAAGATCAATGCCGGTAAGGCGCTTTCCATAGGCCTGTTCATGATCTTACTCGGGACCATCATGTTATTCATGACGACCATCACGGCCGGCGTCATCGGACTTGTAGGAGTGATCAGCTATGTTCTCCTCTATACGATGTGGTCGAAACGGAGATACGTCAGCAACACCATTGTGGGAAGCATCTCCGGAGCCGTCCCTCCGTTAATCGGATGGGCAGCAGTGGACGGTGGCTTGAGCACCACAGCTTGGGTGCTTTTCCTCCTCGTGTTCATCTGGCAGCCCCCACATTTTTATGCGCTCGCCATGAAACGGGTTGAAGAATACCGTGCCGCCAACATTCCGATGCTTCCTGTCGTCAAGGGCTTCAACGTCACAAAGCATCATATCGTCTGGTGGGTGGCGGCACTTCTTCCGCTTCCATTCTTCCTGATCGATCTGGGACTTCCGTTCTTCATCCTTGCGACGGCATTCAATATCGGATGGCTGGCTCTCGGACTTGCGGGATATAAGATGAAGGATGAAATCAAATGGTCGCGCCTCATGTTTGTTTATTCACTGAACTACCTGACCATCTTGTTTGTAGCGATGGTGATTGTCACCGTCGTTTAG
- a CDS encoding PaaI family thioesterase: protein MKEDLSRLLNECMEHATEEDLHSLRQLLTGMRKKQEDGGPLLGGVFAMEWENEEDTLTLSIPITPLTHNSLGIVHGGITATMVDTIMGTLANRALPSGYGAVTTNLNVHYLAPGTGGELTAKGQIIHHGTKTMVVEGKVLRSDGKVIAHSTGSFFIFKK from the coding sequence ATGAAAGAAGATTTATCGAGGCTTTTGAATGAGTGCATGGAACACGCAACAGAGGAAGATCTTCATTCCCTTCGTCAGCTGCTGACCGGCATGAGGAAAAAACAGGAGGATGGGGGACCGCTCCTTGGCGGTGTTTTCGCAATGGAATGGGAAAACGAGGAGGACACACTCACGCTCTCCATCCCGATCACTCCCCTTACCCATAATTCTCTCGGGATCGTACATGGCGGCATTACAGCCACGATGGTGGATACAATCATGGGGACACTGGCTAATCGGGCACTCCCTTCCGGATACGGAGCCGTGACAACCAACTTGAATGTCCATTATCTTGCACCGGGCACCGGGGGTGAATTGACTGCAAAAGGACAGATCATCCATCACGGGACGAAGACGATGGTCGTTGAGGGAAAAGTGCTCCGGTCAGATGGCAAGGTCATCGCCCACTCGACTGGCTCCTTTTTCATCTTTAAGAAATGA
- a CDS encoding YlbE-like family protein produces MRSDIIEYIHASDDLKRYLRDAPQWYRTLSRNPDQLEKFEIASIHHFEKTIPHRVQKFSNGVQMASMMISMFQAMNSE; encoded by the coding sequence TTGAGAAGTGATATTATCGAATACATCCATGCAAGCGATGACTTGAAGCGATATCTCCGGGATGCACCCCAGTGGTATCGCACGCTTTCCAGGAATCCAGATCAACTGGAAAAGTTTGAGATCGCTTCGATTCATCATTTCGAAAAAACAATCCCCCATCGGGTGCAGAAGTTTTCAAACGGCGTGCAGATGGCCTCGATGATGATTTCCATGTTTCAGGCCATGAACAGTGAATGA